The sequence GCTTTCGGACTTTCTTCATCTCTACGAAGATCTCGTTTGCCACCGTGATCGGCGACTTCACGAAGCCGGTCGCGGTGCAGTACGGGCACGGCGTTCCAAGGGTGCGCTCAAGGGACTGCTTGACCCGCTTGCGTGTGATCGCCACCAGGCCGAAGTCGTTGAACTGCAGGACCTTCGACGGGGCGCGGTCGTACTTCAGCTCTTCTTCAAGCGTCTGCATGACCCTCTGGCGGTTCTTGCGCTCGTCCATGTCGATGAAGTCGATGACGATGATGCCACCGAGATCGCGCAAACGGATTTGCCGCACGATTTCCTTGATGGCGTCGCAATTGGTCTTCACGATCGTGTCTTCCAGGCGTGCCGTCTTTCCGACGTACTTGCCCGTGTTGATATCGATTGCGACCAGCGCCTCGGTCTGGTTAATAACGATGTAGCCGCCGGATTTCAGCCATACCTTCGACTTCAGGCTCTTGTTGATCTCGTCCTGGATGCCGAACTGTTCGTAGAGTGGAGTCGACTTCGAATAGAGCTTAATGCGCTTCAGCAGGCCCGGCTGGAACCGGCTGGCAAAGCGCACCACGCGCTCGTACTCTTCCTGGGTGTCCACCCATATCTGCGAGAAATCGCTGGTGACCTGGTCGCGTAGCACGCGCTCGACCAGGTTGAGGTCGTGATAGATAAGCGACGGGGATTTGCTGTTTTCGGCCCGCGTGCGTATCTCCGACCAGAGGTGCTTCAGGAAACGGATATCCGCGCGGAGTTCTTCTTCTCGCACCGCGGCAGCCGCAGTCCGAACGATGAATCCGCCGTGGCCGTTCTCGCGCTCGCTGGCAACGATGCGCTTCAGGCGCTGGCGTTCCTCGTCGGAGTTGATCTTTCGGGAGACGCCGATGTGGTTCACGGTAGGCATGTAAACCAGGAACCGGCCGGGGAGCGCGATGTGACTCGTGATGCGCGCGCCCTTTTTGCCGATCGGCTCCTTGGCGATCTGGATGAGAACTTCCTGCCCTTCCTTCAGCAGGTCGCTGATGGCCGGTGCAGGACGGAACTCGCGCCGCGGACGCATTCCGCCGCGCCGGAATCCACGCCGCCCTCTGCCTCGATCTCCGCCACGGCGCTCGTAACCGGGACGCTCGGTGCGCTCGGACCGTTGCTGATAGCCGGCCGTTCCCGCCGGGGCCCGCAGTCCGGCGTGTCCCTCTTCGGGATTCTCCTGTTCGTCTTCCGCGACGAGCATCTCCGATTCTTCGAACTCGTCCCCCTCGGATGCCTCGCCGTCGCCATTGAACTCGTACTCTTCTTCTTCGAGAAGGGCTTCTTCGTCGCTTTCTCGCACAGCATCGCCCAGGACTTCGGCGCCATTTACGCGACCGCCTTGCGCATCGAGAGTCTCCTCTTCAATCTCGTTCGGGTGATAGTGGTCGAATTCCTCTTCGTAGGTCCCGATCTCTGCTTCATCTTCGTCGATCTCTTCGTGTTCGACGTTATCGCCCTCGATCACGTAGCTGCCGGCTTCCTGATCGGGCTCATGTCGGGTTTCAGTTTCAACGATGGACTCCTCGCGAGCTTCGTCGGGAGTCTCGCTGGAAGCCGCCTCGGTCGGCTGTTCCTGTTCGGCGAACTTGTCGCGCCAATCGCCGGAGGGCACTTCTGCCGAAGTCGTCTCGTGCTCATGTCGCATGGGAGTCTCGTCGGAGAAGCGATGGGTGTCCTCGTGCTGAGGGGTATCTTCTTCAACCGCATCGCCGCCGAAAACGGCAGCGACGTTCATGCTCTCGAACCGCTCTTCCTCGTCCCGCTCTTCCTCTCGCACCTGACGGGACAGTTCAAGCGTGCCAGATTCGCGCTCGGCTTCCATTATGCGAGCGGTCTCCGGTCCTGCTGTCTCCTCGATATTCGCCTCGACGGTATTCGCAGGCTGCGCGTCAGTGGATGCAAGGAATTCGTTTACTTCTGACGCTTGTGTCCCGGAGGCATCTTCGGCCGCGGGCCGCGGGGGCCGCGGGTCTCGATACTTCGAGATCGATTCGCCCGGAAGGACGATGGGCTGGTAATCCGCGGGAAGCGCGTAGGGCTCTTCTTCGCGGCGCTCGCGACGCTCGAAGCGGTCCCGACGTCCTCCACGACGACCGAACCGTCCGCCGCGATCTCCCCGCTCATAACGAGAGTCGCGTTCCGGACGCTCTTCGCTCGGCTGAGACTCCGCAGGGGCTTCGGTTCCGCCACCCTGGTAGCGAGCGATTGATTCGCCGGGCAGCAGTATCCGCTCGTAAGTCGCTTCCGGAGCAGGAACCGGTGCTGGCGGTGTGACATCCCGTTCCACGGATTCTTCTTGTTGTTCTGGTCCTGGCTCCGCCTCCGAGGCCTCGACGGTCTCGTTGCCATTGCTTTCGCCGTTGCGGCTTCGCTCGCGTCCGCCGCGGCGCCCGCGACGGCGACGCCGTCCGCGCCACTTGCGCGACCCGCTCTCATCCTGCTGCCCGCCTTCGGCAGCCTCGGCGCTCTCTTCGTCGCCTTCGTCCTCGGCCTCGACAAGCTCTTCTACTTCGGCTTCCGCTGACAGTTGCGGTCCAAGCTTATTGGGATCGATCAGGTGAGGCTGAAGCTGAACCTGCCCAAGTTCCTCGTCTTCTTCCTCGAGTTCGAGGAAGTCGGAGACGTACAGGAAGGCATCACGCTCCAGGCCAATATCCACGAATGCGGATTGCATTCCCGGCAGCACGCGCGTTACCCGACCTTTGTAGATGGACCCTGCGAGGGTGTACTCGTTTTCCCGCTCGAAATACACTTCGGCGAGCTGATCGTCTTCCACCAACGCCACCTTGGTTTCGTGTGGCGTACTGGAAACGTACAGTTCCTTATTCATTTGTTCTTTCTCCGGCGCCCGCGACCTGTGATGAACCCGCGCAGGGGTCAGGCAGATAACACGGGCAAATGCCGACTGGGTGGGAGAAGAGTGGTCAGTTTTGAAGCTCGGTGGACCGTTCTAACTGCAGAACGGCGCATGCACACGGAATTTCTCGTGTGCCTTTGACATCGCAATGTCGGGAATCTTTTGCACCGGTTTTTCGGGCTGCTGCTCGGAGTTTGTGACCGCTCTCTCACCGCCGGGTGATGGGGCCGTTACCTGCTCCGGGCTCAGCGCGCTTCTTCAATTCTGTCCGGCCCTATCCCTTTCGGCCGGCGTGCTCTCTTTCGCGAGAGCGATCGTAATCTTGTTTCCCCTAGGGACCGGTGCACGTCACACTCGTAATCACCAGGCCCGATTCTTCAAGCTTGCTGGGTGAGCGCCCTCGGCGCATCTTCACCCTGTTGCAGCAACCCTATCACATTTCTCCGTCAAGGGGAGCTTGTCCGGAGTGGAAATCGGTTGCTAGTTCACGAACCTGCGCATCCTGACGTTCATCACAATTCCCAGGGCCAGGAACATGAACAGTATCGACGAGCCGCCGTAACTCATCAGCGGCAAAGGAATTCCGGTAACGGGCATGAATCCTACCACCATTCCCACGTTCACCAGAACATGGAATGTGAGTACCGCCACGACACCCATCACCACGAACGTGCCGGCGCGATCCGGTGCCGTCTGGGCATTATGGATCAGACGCATCAGCACTAGGAAGTATAACAGTAACACCACGGTAGCGCCCACGAACCCGTGCTCCTCCGACCATGCCGCCATGATGAAGTCGGTGTGGGTCACCGGCAGGAACTGCCCCTGCGTTTGGGTACCCTTGGCGGTTCCCTTCCCCCAAAGTCCCCCAGAACCGACAGCCACGAGCGATTGGATGACCTGGTAGCCGGAGCCTTTCGCATCTGCCTCTGGCTCAACGAACGCGGTCAGGCGGTCCCTCTGGTAGGGCTTCAGGAAGTGAATGGCAATCGGCATCATGATGCCCGCAACCAGGACCATCACGAGCACATGTTTCATCTTCATGCCACCGAGGAACAGGGCCATTACGGCGATCGGTAAATAGGTCAGCGATGTTCCAAGGTCAGGCTGTTTCAACACCATGAGCATCGGGACGGCGACAATGGCTCCGGCCTTGACCAGTTCTCTGAACGGCAGTTCACGGTCGTGGTATTCGGCGAAGTATTTCGCCATCGTCAGGATTAGAACGAGTTTGACCCATTCCGATGGCTGAAAATGCCATCCCCCCGGCATTGCGATCCAGCGCTTTGCGCCCAGGTACCGCCGGCCAAACACAAGCACGGCCAGCAAAGAAACGATCGATAGCCCATACATCCAGTGAACGTTTTCGAGGAGCGTCTGGTAGTTCACCAGGCTGATCAGGAACATCAGGATCACGCCGCCAATGATCCAGTAGATCTGCTTAACCTGCAGGTCGGCGTTGTCGAACTTCGTGTTGCGAGTCGCCGAGTAAATCTCGACGATGCCGAGCGCACAGATGAGGAGAACGAAGACCAGCAGCACCCAGTCAAAATCGCGGAAACGTACGTACCGTGCCATTTAGCGCTCCGGCTCCGATGGTTTGGGCGGCGTTGGCGCCTCTGATTTCTTCGGCGTAGGAGCCTCACCTACTTTGGAGGCAGCGCCTGGCTGATTTGCAGGTTTCGGCTTTGCGGCATCCTGCTCTGTTTTCGTGGCTGTGGACGTTTCACCCGCCGGCTTGTTCTGCTCGGCCAGCTTCGGCTTCTTCTGTTCTTGACCTGCTGGAACGTTCTCCATCCCGGGTGCAGCCTGCGCCGCCGGTTTCGGCTTCTCATCCAGTGCTACCTGGAACTTGCCGGAATTCAACTTGTCCTGGTTGCCATCTGTCCAGATGCCGTTCACTTCGGCAGTGGGCTTGGCCTGCGCTGAGTTCCCTCCAGCGTTTGTTTGCGCCACGTTCTGCTGCCCTTGTGGTTGCTCCAGTTTGCGCTGCTTCTCTACGTAGGCCTTGATGACTTGCGTCGCGACACGCGCGGCCAGGTAGCCGTGTTCGCCGCCCTCGGTAAGCACCGCCACGATTATGTTCGGATCACGTCTTGGCGTGAAGCCAACGAACCAGCCGTTGTCCTTGAACTCGG comes from Terriglobia bacterium and encodes:
- a CDS encoding Rne/Rng family ribonuclease yields the protein MNKELYVSSTPHETKVALVEDDQLAEVYFERENEYTLAGSIYKGRVTRVLPGMQSAFVDIGLERDAFLYVSDFLELEEEDEELGQVQLQPHLIDPNKLGPQLSAEAEVEELVEAEDEGDEESAEAAEGGQQDESGSRKWRGRRRRRGRRGGRERSRNGESNGNETVEASEAEPGPEQQEESVERDVTPPAPVPAPEATYERILLPGESIARYQGGGTEAPAESQPSEERPERDSRYERGDRGGRFGRRGGRRDRFERRERREEEPYALPADYQPIVLPGESISKYRDPRPPRPAAEDASGTQASEVNEFLASTDAQPANTVEANIEETAGPETARIMEAERESGTLELSRQVREEERDEEERFESMNVAAVFGGDAVEEDTPQHEDTHRFSDETPMRHEHETTSAEVPSGDWRDKFAEQEQPTEAASSETPDEAREESIVETETRHEPDQEAGSYVIEGDNVEHEEIDEDEAEIGTYEEEFDHYHPNEIEEETLDAQGGRVNGAEVLGDAVRESDEEALLEEEEYEFNGDGEASEGDEFEESEMLVAEDEQENPEEGHAGLRAPAGTAGYQQRSERTERPGYERRGGDRGRGRRGFRRGGMRPRREFRPAPAISDLLKEGQEVLIQIAKEPIGKKGARITSHIALPGRFLVYMPTVNHIGVSRKINSDEERQRLKRIVASERENGHGGFIVRTAAAAVREEELRADIRFLKHLWSEIRTRAENSKSPSLIYHDLNLVERVLRDQVTSDFSQIWVDTQEEYERVVRFASRFQPGLLKRIKLYSKSTPLYEQFGIQDEINKSLKSKVWLKSGGYIVINQTEALVAIDINTGKYVGKTARLEDTIVKTNCDAIKEIVRQIRLRDLGGIIVIDFIDMDERKNRQRVMQTLEEELKYDRAPSKVLQFNDFGLVAITRKRVKQSLERTLGTPCPYCTATGFVKSPITVANEIFVEMKKVRKQVEKDDVILRVNPEVAKELKTANGKRIQELEELVGRPVLVKSDAQLHQEQFDINF
- the rodA gene encoding rod shape-determining protein RodA; amino-acid sequence: MARYVRFRDFDWVLLVFVLLICALGIVEIYSATRNTKFDNADLQVKQIYWIIGGVILMFLISLVNYQTLLENVHWMYGLSIVSLLAVLVFGRRYLGAKRWIAMPGGWHFQPSEWVKLVLILTMAKYFAEYHDRELPFRELVKAGAIVAVPMLMVLKQPDLGTSLTYLPIAVMALFLGGMKMKHVLVMVLVAGIMMPIAIHFLKPYQRDRLTAFVEPEADAKGSGYQVIQSLVAVGSGGLWGKGTAKGTQTQGQFLPVTHTDFIMAAWSEEHGFVGATVVLLLYFLVLMRLIHNAQTAPDRAGTFVVMGVVAVLTFHVLVNVGMVVGFMPVTGIPLPLMSYGGSSILFMFLALGIVMNVRMRRFVN